A genomic stretch from Algoriphagus halophilus includes:
- a CDS encoding PhoPQ-activated pathogenicity-related family protein, with the protein MCIFFPTVRNSYIFAFFLLLFITSCEQPVETKTTPPQKKENILKEYVMAADSTYGFEVVQTVTGTDYDYHVLKMTSQHWLTPDLVDKTEWWHWISVVVPRDTPYETGMMWVGGGSTNTNMPLAPDELILAAATQTNSIVAQVHNIPFQPLTFANDSFGERYEDEIISYGWKKFLEGGAKDEDAIWLARLPMTKAVKLAMDATSELVKTYYDKNLQKYVVAGASKRGWTTWTTGAVDDRVVAIVPIVIDMLNLEPSFKHHWKNYGFWAPAVNDYVREGVMEWMGTPEFDRLLEITEPYSFLSDLDMPKLLINAAGDQFFQPDSWEFYWNDLKGEKHLQYVPNFGHDLSKSDALPNMISFYSSVLNQHTRPSYQWAIEDEFISFQADPKNQPISVKVWTATNEEARDFRVDVFGPNWSSINLESKEGGHYQYQMKQPDNGYQAYFMEVTFAGEAPMKVTSGVEVLPRTYPFEDFVPEHLTSASSK; encoded by the coding sequence ATGTGTATTTTTTTTCCTACTGTCCGAAATTCATACATTTTTGCTTTCTTCCTATTGCTGTTCATAACTTCATGTGAACAGCCGGTTGAAACAAAAACAACTCCCCCACAAAAAAAAGAAAACATCCTCAAAGAGTATGTGATGGCCGCTGATAGCACTTATGGATTTGAGGTGGTTCAAACGGTCACTGGTACTGATTACGATTACCATGTTTTAAAAATGACCTCACAACATTGGTTGACGCCGGACCTGGTGGACAAAACTGAATGGTGGCATTGGATTTCAGTGGTGGTCCCAAGAGATACACCCTATGAAACCGGGATGATGTGGGTAGGCGGTGGAAGTACCAACACCAACATGCCTCTAGCCCCAGATGAACTTATTCTTGCCGCAGCTACTCAAACCAATTCAATAGTAGCACAGGTGCACAACATTCCATTTCAGCCGCTGACCTTTGCCAATGACAGTTTTGGAGAGCGGTATGAGGACGAGATTATTTCCTACGGATGGAAAAAGTTTCTGGAAGGAGGGGCAAAAGATGAAGATGCAATTTGGCTTGCTAGACTGCCGATGACCAAAGCAGTCAAACTGGCGATGGATGCTACCTCAGAACTTGTAAAAACCTATTATGATAAGAACCTCCAAAAATATGTGGTAGCTGGAGCTTCCAAAAGAGGCTGGACTACCTGGACTACTGGAGCTGTAGATGATCGGGTAGTAGCAATTGTCCCAATCGTTATAGATATGTTAAATTTAGAACCCTCATTTAAACATCATTGGAAAAATTACGGTTTTTGGGCACCTGCGGTTAATGATTATGTAAGAGAGGGAGTGATGGAATGGATGGGAACACCTGAGTTTGACCGATTATTGGAAATCACAGAACCTTATTCATTCTTATCTGACCTGGATATGCCAAAGCTCCTAATCAATGCAGCTGGAGATCAGTTTTTCCAACCGGATAGCTGGGAATTTTATTGGAATGATTTAAAAGGAGAAAAACACCTGCAATACGTTCCAAATTTTGGGCATGATTTGAGTAAATCGGATGCTTTGCCCAATATGATTTCTTTTTATTCTTCTGTTTTAAATCAACATACAAGACCAAGCTACCAATGGGCGATTGAAGATGAGTTTATTAGCTTTCAGGCAGACCCTAAGAACCAACCTATTTCTGTAAAAGTATGGACTGCTACCAATGAAGAAGCCCGAGATTTCAGAGTGGATGTTTTTGGTCCAAACTGGAGTTCTATTAACCTGGAATCCAAAGAAGGGGGCCATTATCAATATCAAATGAAACAGCCAGATAATGGCTATCAAGCGTATTTCATGGAGGTCACTTTTGCAGGAGAAGCTCCCATGAAGGTAACCAGTGGAGTTGAAGTTTTACCAAGGACTTATCCATTCGAAGACTTCGTTCCTGAACATTTGACCAGTGCCAGTTCAAAATAA
- a CDS encoding alkaline phosphatase D family protein codes for MKRRSAVKAMALSSITPLFFPQGFTGITKLLGPTKTAFKSNWENWPTMKWIGPEFWGNRLQDWELVDGKACAVISAPNRALHILTHQLGEDLSDFNQAVTLHWENSELINHSEAYVGFRLGAKGRFPDYRSAAVFGEGLDLGVNGEGKVFIREQRSNEKLDLNQPILLSLKAEYLGNKYTLTLHAKQNELEVKVVDSELESASLVGNIALVAHCPSDLGSEKPLVSFGDWMFSGDKIEEYADQLFGPICFAQYTLHEGLLKMTAQLAPVEEIEGINISLQIKNGMQWETLQEADLDPIGRIAQFRIPEWRHRETIPYRVHLEVPLKNNIQDFDYYGEIAKEPESKENLKVAVFSCNADHGFPDQEVSYHVNKHQPNMTLFLGDQFYEGTGGFGIQTDRIEKSSLDYLRKWYMFGWSYRDIFRRIPTAFIPDDHDVYHGNVWGEGGEHAPTDEGWGYVAQDQGGYKMSPQWVNMVQATQTSHLPDPFDPRPVKQGINVYYTDWNYGGVSFAILEDRKFKSAPKNVLPAEAKVQNGFIQNTEFDIKKYYDIDAELLGKRQMDFLERWAEDWGANIQMKAVCSQTNFCTVATLPEGSIIDEIVPRLPIPEKGEYVEGDAPTSDMDSNGWPQKGRDEALRTIRKAFALHIAGDQHLASTVHYGVDEFRDSGYAFAGPALNNLWPRRWWPQVSAGHQPIPGKNKNTGDFIDGFGNKMTIHAVANPYKTGFEPSRIYDRGTGYGIITFNKADRKIKIECWPRNVDPIANPSGQYEGWPIEISQEDNYARKAFGYLPEIQVKGAVNPLLQVVNESTGELEYAIRLNSTSLKPKVFSEDTFTVNLLDADSGKKISMGQLKISKGGESPLLFDFA; via the coding sequence ATGAAAAGAAGATCTGCCGTAAAGGCGATGGCTTTAAGCTCCATTACACCTTTATTTTTTCCGCAAGGATTTACAGGTATCACCAAGCTGTTAGGCCCCACGAAAACTGCTTTTAAAAGCAATTGGGAAAATTGGCCAACTATGAAATGGATTGGTCCTGAATTTTGGGGGAACAGGCTACAAGATTGGGAATTAGTGGATGGAAAAGCCTGTGCAGTGATTTCTGCTCCAAATCGTGCCTTACATATTTTAACCCACCAATTAGGAGAAGACCTTAGCGATTTTAATCAGGCGGTTACCCTCCATTGGGAGAACTCTGAATTGATAAATCATTCTGAGGCATATGTAGGTTTCCGATTAGGAGCAAAAGGGAGATTCCCGGACTACCGATCAGCAGCTGTTTTTGGGGAAGGACTTGACTTAGGAGTGAATGGGGAAGGAAAAGTATTTATAAGGGAACAACGTTCCAATGAGAAATTAGATTTGAATCAACCTATTTTGCTTAGCCTAAAAGCAGAATACCTAGGGAATAAGTATACCCTGACATTGCATGCCAAACAAAATGAGCTGGAGGTAAAAGTCGTTGACTCTGAGTTGGAATCAGCAAGTTTAGTGGGAAATATCGCTTTAGTAGCTCATTGTCCATCCGATTTAGGAAGTGAAAAACCACTGGTTTCATTTGGTGACTGGATGTTTAGTGGGGATAAAATTGAAGAGTATGCCGACCAGCTATTTGGACCAATTTGTTTTGCTCAATATACATTGCATGAGGGATTGTTGAAAATGACGGCCCAGTTAGCTCCGGTGGAAGAGATTGAAGGGATCAACATCTCCTTGCAGATAAAGAATGGAATGCAATGGGAGACACTCCAGGAAGCAGACTTGGATCCAATCGGGAGAATAGCCCAATTCAGGATTCCTGAATGGAGACACCGTGAAACGATTCCTTATAGAGTTCATTTGGAAGTCCCTCTAAAAAACAATATTCAAGATTTTGATTACTATGGTGAAATCGCCAAAGAACCAGAGTCAAAAGAAAATTTAAAAGTCGCGGTATTTAGCTGTAATGCCGATCATGGATTTCCTGACCAAGAAGTTTCTTACCATGTCAACAAGCATCAACCTAACATGACATTGTTTCTTGGAGATCAGTTTTATGAGGGAACTGGAGGTTTTGGAATTCAAACGGACCGTATTGAAAAATCAAGCTTAGATTACCTTCGAAAATGGTACATGTTTGGATGGTCCTATCGGGATATTTTCAGAAGAATCCCTACCGCTTTTATCCCAGATGATCATGATGTGTATCATGGAAATGTATGGGGAGAAGGAGGTGAACATGCTCCTACCGACGAAGGCTGGGGTTATGTAGCACAAGACCAAGGAGGTTATAAAATGTCGCCCCAGTGGGTTAATATGGTCCAAGCCACACAAACCAGCCATTTGCCAGATCCATTTGATCCAAGACCTGTCAAACAAGGAATCAACGTTTATTATACTGACTGGAATTATGGCGGAGTGAGTTTTGCGATTTTAGAGGATCGGAAATTCAAATCTGCACCTAAAAATGTTCTTCCTGCTGAGGCAAAAGTTCAAAACGGATTTATTCAAAATACGGAATTTGACATTAAAAAATATTACGATATCGATGCAGAGCTCTTAGGTAAAAGACAAATGGATTTTCTTGAAAGATGGGCCGAGGACTGGGGAGCTAATATTCAAATGAAAGCGGTTTGTTCACAGACTAATTTCTGTACGGTAGCGACCCTTCCGGAAGGAAGCATTATTGATGAAATTGTGCCAAGACTGCCTATTCCAGAAAAAGGAGAGTATGTGGAGGGAGATGCACCAACTTCTGATATGGATTCCAATGGTTGGCCACAAAAAGGTAGAGATGAAGCCTTGAGGACCATTCGTAAAGCCTTTGCTTTACATATTGCGGGAGATCAGCATTTGGCAAGTACCGTTCATTATGGGGTAGACGAATTTAGGGATTCTGGTTATGCATTTGCCGGTCCTGCTCTTAATAACTTATGGCCAAGAAGATGGTGGCCGCAAGTTTCTGCTGGCCATCAACCCATTCCTGGGAAAAATAAGAATACTGGAGATTTTATAGATGGCTTTGGGAATAAAATGACGATTCATGCAGTGGCGAATCCTTATAAAACCGGCTTTGAACCATCAAGAATCTATGACCGGGGAACAGGGTATGGCATTATTACGTTTAATAAAGCTGATCGAAAGATAAAAATTGAATGCTGGCCAAGAAATGTAGATCCGATAGCAAATCCATCTGGTCAATATGAAGGCTGGCCAATTGAGATCAGTCAGGAAGATAATTATGCCAGAAAAGCATTCGGGTATTTGCCGGAAATTCAGGTGAAAGGTGCAGTAAATCCCCTGCTTCAGGTTGTGAATGAAAGCACTGGAGAACTCGAATATGCGATTCGACTCAATTCTACTAGTTTAAAGCCAAAAGTATTTTCAGAAGATACTTTCACAGTAAATCTCTTGGATGCTGATTCGGGGAAGAAAATTTCTATGGGACAATTAAAAATTTCTAAAGGAGGTGAATCCCCTCTATTGTTTGATTTTGCTTAA